GTAAACAATAGACGGATCCGTCAATTTGGACTGAAATTGCCACTAAGTTGATATCACAGGGACCGACAACGCCATTTTGTATAAGTTTGGACGATTCTTGCAAATGAAGTGATAACACAGGGatcaataataatgatgatgataataataataataataataataataataatattctaataataataataataataataataataataataataataataatagtagtagtagtagtagtagtagtagtagtagtagtagtatcgCGGCTCCCTgctaatttttttataacttttatgaaattttaataaaagtgttgtaatgataataataataataataataaataataataataataataataataataataataataataataataataatactctaCCAGTAAACTAAAACATGACTGAAATATTATTTACGTGACATGTGTCCCATTTAATTTGTTAGATATTATCTcctaatattttgttattttataattaactattcccttatttatgtttataattttttttaacggctaaTAGTCTAATTCTTATtcgagaaaatgtcacaaatggtccttgtggtttgtcaTATTCGTGTTTTGCCCCCTGTGCTTTTTTTATTGCAAATGGTCcctgtatttttcattttcgttgCTAGCAGcccctgacactaacttctgttagttttaTTCCGTTAGTGAGGGTATAAACGTCAATTTAAGTCTATAACACTTATTCTTTCTTCTTACCCTTCCTTTTAAGATcaaacaacaaaatcaaaatattttatacatactcttaaatcaaaatcaaatacatcATTCTTTAAATAAGCAAACATTTTTAGaccttttgatttttggatCTATAGTTGTGAAAAGTtgagtaatatattaattaggaAATAAGTAAAAAGGCATTGTTGGAATATTAAGTCTTTCTCACCACTATACTTTTGTGAAAACATTAGCAAAAGTTCCTGATAACCGTAACACTAGTAGtagttatacatacatattatagTATTTAGCATTTTGTTGGTAGAGTAGCACAAAATTTGTGAAAATTTTTTCCTGGTAATCGTCCCTTGGTTTTCACAAACTTAAATTCATTTccatatattagaaaaaaaaaagagactcATCTATTATCTATGTCTATCAATCCACCTGCCACCGACCACCGCCTTTTTAGCTGCATCCATCCCATACCTGTATCTATATGGTCTCAATCTAAATCAAATCTATATCTTTGTTCAAAACCATGGAATCTCGAGATGTCGCCGGCAATTAGAAGACGCCGGAGAAACTCATCACCATAACCAGCTATAGTTGGCTCGGGTCAAAGAAACCCAACACTGTAAACCTCAATAGTTTTCATCAACGATTCGGGTCAATGAAACCCACCACCGTCTACCGTAGGCGGAGTTACCCACCATCGGTAACCAGAGGTGGAAGGTGGCGGTGGTAGGGTGAGTGTGGTGGTTTTCGTACTTTCCACGTGGGATCATCATAATGatgtttttgtttgtgtatatatatatattcttgtatatatcgattgattgattaattgattttgtatatatggtATGACGATGATGATTGACCTTGTATATGTATCTTTTGGGCTAAATCTGCTTtctcaatatatttttatttatttatttatctttaacttGATTTATTAATCGattttaatgtttatgtttgtGAATTGGATGTTTTGAATTTGGTGTAGAGGATTTGGGTTTGGATTAGTGGTGGGTGTAAATGTGTAATATAATccggaaaagaaaaagaaaatgaatgggAAGTTGTTTTCAGATGTAAAATGACGAAGATGCCCTCATGTGCGTTGCACATGAGAGATTTAACGACTAAaattaacagaagttagtgtcagggacaCTTAGCaacgaaaataaaaaatccAGGGATCATTTGCaatgaaaaaaatacatagggtgtaaaatgcaaatataaacaaccacatggaccatttgtgatattttctctTCTAATTCCTATCTAACTATTATTACACCAATTTAACTCCAATTGTGGGACTCGAACTGACCCACTTCTCCTCGGCGGAGCCTttactataattaattattatttacgtCCATATCTTAGATTCCTTTAGAGTAATGCTACAGTGACAAACAAATAATTACTAACAAGGTTTACTAATTCATGTGTCATCAATAAACATCAATAGAATTATTTACCTTTTCTCTTTATTCATTTCCTCTCCTTGTTTTATTGGTTCACATGAATTAGTAATCCttatttgtaaaaatttgtttgtcGCTTTAACATTTCTCTTTCTTTACGTATGTTGTAATCAAACAAACTTACCATGTGTATTTACACGTTTGTTTAGTAATGTTTTAAGTTCCAACACATGACCATAGGAATTTAAACATCTTTCTCAGATTATGTGATGATTACAGTtattaaaaaacttaattatttttaacatataattttTGCTTACTATTTCACATAGtttgttataaatattatttcgttaatatatataaaaacattacaatttataatagcggatgggaatataaggctgtcggatatctaagcttagatgtggaacactcacatattgtttttttaatccataaaaatcatgggggtccatgcatttattcattaaacatgaaataataaaatattagtatgtgaggggttccacacctaaacttaggtgccagacaaccttatattccattttccctttataataatattatgttgTTAGATAATAAGTCTAATAAAATTAAACTTGTGACCTAATTAAGTAATTACGTTAtccaatattttttattaattaatatatattaactaaagaactatcaataatattttcaaaatttatcatGATAATTCTctcttattattatgttattaaaataaaatggatgcgattgtgatcaaacatgttcaaattttattttctttatgaaaaataatcataagatatatattatcaattcATACATTATACGGATATTAAgtcaaaataataacataaaaagaTGATAGATGATTCTTCATCGTTGTCTTCGTCTATCAAGGTTAACAAATTCTTGCTCATGAGATTGGTTTTCTTACATTTGATCTATGGGATGTCCTCATCATCTAAAAGTGCATCACAATCAAAATCATCCTACAAAAGAAAATGAGATAATAAAAAGAGTTGGATAATATTTTAAGTAAGCgtattgataaataaaattttacaatatctcttatattaataaaaaataattgtttctAGAACTTTTTTCCTTATGTGGCATGCTAACATTTTTTATTAAGCTATTTTCTacaaatttatgatgtcataattgtttttctttatttttaaaaactctttaagctctttattttctacaaattatttttcttaagctctttaattttaattttatatctaccattgatttatgttagttactttttacttttttatcaccctaatcagtttatatattaattttcatctttataagtatattgctatctccatatcaaaaaatatactCATAATAtattgacaacaaattacatacaacaaCAATGATACCCAATCCGGCAAAAGCCGAGTTTGGGGGAGGTAGAATGTAGACAACTTTACCCCTACACAAAGGTACAGAGGTTGCTTTCAAAAGGATCTCTGGCCAAAAAGAGGCAAAAGATAGAGAGTGTAAAAAGTTTAGTAACCATACATTTGGTCGAGTATCGTCTAACTACATTACAATTAAGAAGAATAGCAGACACCACATTACACACTTTAGTGCAACATGGACAATACATAGTAAAAAGGgcatttaaacctattaaacatgTTCATGTGCATACAACCAAGCAGGAATCCAACAATTACCAGTGGTATGTGTAAGAACTCCTCTAAACCCCCTTCCAACAACTAAAGAAGTAAAAAGGGTTGAACCAGACATACATAAAACTCTcctaaattacatacataagtctatatatttgttcgttttaactttttaattaagcggTGCGGGTTGAACCCGGATTTATTAGCTAGTTaaatgtacaaattttttttgaatacaTACTTGTTCATTTATCTTAGAAATATCATCTTGTGTGAACTTAACATCATCCAAAAGACCAAAAGCTTATTATCATCAACCTCATCATACaaagataaaagataaaaaagagaATTACAATTAATTTTCTTACTAAACATTATTAGTTACAATGCATTCAAGACGATGACTTTATATTCAAGTTACAGGCTAATTCATTATTCTTTTCATTCTTGACGTCCTTGATTTCTTGAACGTTCTAAAAAAACATGaacaacaacatatatatatataattagttaaagCAATAACATctataaagaaatataaatataacaccAGGCATTTGAAAGGTCTCCACTAATAAATGTATTAATGGGCATATTTTAGATGGGTGGTGATGAATTCGACAATTGGTGTCCAGTGAtgtaaccgtgtaagttgatgtaatagTGATAGtagaaatattttagaagataaggacttagagtctaaattaacaaaataagggtttaaagtgtataTTTAATAACCCTTTACATGTGTGGGtggagggggggggggtggtgttattaagggtaatttagtacttTTGCATCTAATCATGTTCTAACACTTTCCAAAAATAGGgggtgataattattataaaggagtatagataaattattaatttgaatCACTTCAGGTGACCTTTGTTCACGTGATTTCACTTCTTAAGTGTTTACATATCATGTAAACATCCCCTCACAACGTTACTCATGGAAGAAGTACAACACTTAAAAATTCGGCTTGAAATTATAAAGTTGGCCACCAACAATTTCAGTGATGAAACTTGCATCGGAAAAGGTGGTTTCGGGAAGGTGTACTTAGGAATACTCACGCTATCTGACGAGCAGATCAGAGTTGCCGTGAAGAGACTGGATCGTCGGTTTGGACAAGGGAAGCGTGAGTATTTAAAGGAAATTCAAATGCTTACATGCTATAGGCACAAAAACCTCGTCTCCCTTGTTGGATTTTGTGACGAGAATGGAGAATGTATCCTGGTTTATGAGTATGCAAAACATGGAAGCCTTGACAAATATCTACACAATACTACTGAGCTCTCCTGGATACGACGTCTCAAAATAAGCCTCGGGGCAGCCCGGGGACTTAATTACCTACATCATGAGGTGGGTTCCGAACATAGGGTTTTGCATCGCGATATAAAGAGCCCAAACATTCTCCTCGATGAGAATTGGGAAGCAAAAGTATCTGATTTTGGATTGTCTAAAATAGGCCCTTCAAATTTGGAGTTCACATATGTTGTCACCGATGCTTGTGGCACCATAGGCTATATTGATCCACAATATTTAGAAACCGGCATTCTAACCAAAGAATCAGATGTTTATTCCTTTGGTGTGTTGCTATTTGAAATATTGTGTGGAAGGCTGGCACATATTCGTACATCTCAAGATGGGCAAAGTCATCTTGCTACCCTCGCCCAACATTCATGTGAAGAAAACAGATTAGATGAGATCATCCTTCCAGATCTGAAGAATCAAATGAGAGAAGATTCGTTGGGCGTGTTCTCCAAGGCTGCATATCtatgtttaaaacaaaatagaaGTGATCGCCCAACAATGGCATGGATCGTGGAGAATCTTGAACACGCGTTGCGACTTCAAGTAAGTGTGTGTCATATATATAGAGTACGTCAAGTAAGTGTgtctatatacataatatatatatatatatatatatcctatttttgttatattggTGTGTTACTTTGTTAACTCCATTTCTATCTTTTGACTCCATTCATCTATAATATCCTTGTTTCAAGCTATGCAGCTCTTCTGCAACATTTATTCGGGTAGGAACTCGGAAAACAAAGTGTGGATAATGATCAGCAATATTGGTCTTTTCAACTTGAGGAAAATCATAAGCTCCAAAAAGTAACCATTGATCATGGTGATGTAATATACTCTCTCATGTTCACCACTCAATATGAAGGTATGTTTCACACTTCAAACAAGGCTGGTGGTTCAGCTAGTGGAAACATTCTTTCTCAGGTTAGCGTTTCTTAACTGTTACTAATGTATAAGATAACTTTTTTCACAAACATAACGTACCTTGAGATTTTCGTATTCAGGTCATGTTTGATGCCGACGAGGAAATAATTGATATTAAAGGAACCATTAATAATACCCAAGGTGGTAATATATTTGTTTCATCACTAACTTTTCAAACGAACAAGAGAACCTATGGACCTTTTGGTCGAGCATCCGAATCTCTTTTCTCTATACCATGGGGAAAAGGCTCGTTAGTTGGTTTTTATGGCCTCGCTGGTGACTATATTGATGGCATCGGTGTCTATCTGAAAGCCAATGCTGAAACCATGAAGATTGGACCATGGGGAAAAACTATTGTCGTGCGTCCAGAAAATCATTGGTCTTTCGAACTTGAGAGAAATCATCATCTGAAAGAGATAAAGATTAAACATGGCGATCTCATAGAATCTCTGATTTTCACTACACAATATAAAGGGTTAAAATACAATTCTAAAAAAGTCGGTGGTTGGGGTAGTACTGGTGAGCGTCAACTTTCCGTGGTAAGAAATGTTAACTCACTTGGCCATTTTGCATTTCGGCAACCATATATGACCTTGCTCTCTTAACCAACATgactttatttttcttatatatctaTTTTGTGATATATAAAGTTCTCTTTCTATCATAGGTAACATTCGACTGGGATGAAGAAATTATTGGCATCGCTGGAACAGTTGCGAAATCAAGGGGATCTAATGCAGGTTACGTAATCATTTCATCAATATCATTTGTGACGGACAAAAGAACTCACGGGCCTTTTGGTACAGTAAGAGGGACGCCTTTCTCAGTACAATACAGTGGTTCTTTTGCTGGATTTCATGGCCTTTGTGGCAGTTATCTTGATAGCATCGGTGTCTATTTGAAGGCCACATTGTAAGATTTGGAACAACGAAGCTTTTGTCTTTACAAAACTTTTGGATGAAGATCTAGTTTATTCATTCAGCTAGTGTCGTTTACTATTTTtcagttatattatttatatttatattaaggatattacataatttaaataattggtttcttagttatattatatttagtagattaatatcttttatttatatatttagtagaTTATAGTTTcctaataattagttttctttacTTGACGGACAAGTTGtacattagatatatatatatccttttatTGTATTAATAATATCAAGAACAATTCACATCACAATATGTTATCAGAGCCAAATTCGCTCTAACGAGCAAATTGTTCTTccagaggaaaaaaaaacaaaactcatCCTTCGTAATtcgtaaacttttttttttcttcgtaAAACCTTAATTCCATACCGTCGAAACAAATACCCAAACTAATTGTTTCGTTTATCATGTATTTAAGTCCACCGTCCCATTATAGTGATCAATTTGCTTCAAATCAAATTTGTTTTCGCCGTCTAAATTACTTCAACAGATTTCTAGCACCAATTTCATTAATAAGCCCATAGTTTCAATTAATGTTGCTCCAACGAgcaatttcaattttttttctctctctaagcTCATACCGTATTGACCAGTTTTATTAATCAAAAGCTCCAACGAGCAACCTCTCTTtgcccatataattttttttcctatatgCCCATATCGCAGTGTCCGGTTTCATTAATCAAAAGCTCCAACGACCAATTCATCTCTGCCCATACCGTAGTTGTCGGTTTCATTAATCAAAGCTCCCATGAGCAATTTTATCTCAACCCATACTGTAGtcggttattttttgtttttcttcctcTATGCTCATACCATAGTGGCcggtttcaattttttttctctctcacagCCCATATCGTAGTGGCCGGTTTCATTAATCAAAAGCTCAAACGAGCAATTTTATCAAGCCCATACCGTAATGGCCGGTTTCAATtcgtacaaaaaaaaaaattcttttctttttgctcCT
The Erigeron canadensis isolate Cc75 chromosome 2, C_canadensis_v1, whole genome shotgun sequence DNA segment above includes these coding regions:
- the LOC122586667 gene encoding probable receptor-like protein kinase At5g59700, which produces MEEVQHLKIRLEIIKLATNNFSDETCIGKGGFGKVYLGILTLSDEQIRVAVKRLDRRFGQGKREYLKEIQMLTCYRHKNLVSLVGFCDENGECILVYEYAKHGSLDKYLHNTTELSWIRRLKISLGAARGLNYLHHEVGSEHRVLHRDIKSPNILLDENWEAKVSDFGLSKIGPSNLEFTYVVTDACGTIGYIDPQYLETGILTKESDVYSFGVLLFEILCGRLAHIRTSQDGQSHLATLAQHSCEENRLDEIILPDLKNQMREDSLGVFSKAAYLCLKQNRSDRPTMAWIVENLEHALRLQELGKQSVDNDQQYWSFQLEENHKLQKVTIDHGDVIYSLMFTTQYEGMFHTSNKAGGSASGNILSQVMFDADEEIIDIKGTINNTQGGNIFVSSLTFQTNKRTYGPFGRASESLFSIPWGKGSLVGFYGLAGDYIDGIGVYLKANAETMKIGPWGKTIVVRPENHWSFELERNHHLKEIKIKHGDLIESLIFTTQYKGLKYNSKKVGGWGSTGERQLSVVTFDWDEEIIGIAGTVAKSRGSNAGYVIISSISFVTDKRTHGPFGTVRGTPFSVQYSGSFAGFHGLCGSYLDSIGVYLKATL